From a single Bos indicus isolate NIAB-ARS_2022 breed Sahiwal x Tharparkar chromosome 11, NIAB-ARS_B.indTharparkar_mat_pri_1.0, whole genome shotgun sequence genomic region:
- the CIMIP2C gene encoding ciliary microtubule inner protein 2C isoform X1, giving the protein MASRSAGTLLTEFNAAYVPPGLMPGYKGHVPGVAFSFGSPYGTTTLKYFQDQRNAALGRSSTAFSRGGHFPTIFSPNPTQVLRNRALTRDRWLHTPSYTRFNLDSSRWAELSHFYQMAQRHREHYLDKTGLVHRVPYFVLPVKEWDRYPIPTDLPPLSPKEKWHLLRVAPENLRTYQTFPSGKRVSPQERQRRDCYFEFRA; this is encoded by the exons ATGGCTTCTCGCAGCGCGGGCACCCTACTGACAGAGTTCAATGCCGCTTACGTGCCCCCCGGCCTCATGCCCGG GTACAAAGGCCACGTTCCTGGCGTGGCCTTCTCCTTCGGCTCCCCCTACGGTACCACCACCCTCAAGTACTTCCAGGACCAGCGCAATGCAGCCCTGGGGAGGAGCTCCACTGCCTTCAGCAGAGGCGGCCACTTCCCGACCATCTTCTCCCCGAACCCCACCCAAGTGCTGAGGAACCGCGCCCTCACCCGGGACCGCTGGCTGCACACCCCCAGCTACACCCGCTTCAACCTGGATAGCAGCCGCTGGGCCGAGCTCTCGCACTTCTACCAG ATGGCGCAGCGGCATCGGGAGCACTATCTAGACAAGACAGGCTTGGTGCACCGGGTCCCCTACTTTGTGCTGCCCGTGAAGGAGTGGGACCGGTACCCCATCCCCACCGACCT GCCTCCTCTGAGCCCGAAGGAGAAGTGGCATCTATTAAGAGTGGCCCCTGAGAACCTGAGGACCTACCAGACATTCCCATCGGGGAAGAGGGTCTCCCCACAGGAGCGGCAAAGGCGGGACTGCTACTTTGAATTCAGAGCGTGA